Proteins encoded within one genomic window of Actinoplanes octamycinicus:
- the mgrA gene encoding L-glyceraldehyde 3-phosphate reductase codes for MEYRRCGRSGLKLPVISLGLWHNFGDDKPIETQRAVLRRAFDLGVTHFDLANNYGPPYGSAEINFGRLLAEDFAPYRDELIISTKAGYDMWPGPYGEWGSRKYLTASLDQSLRRMNLDYVDIFYSHRFDPETPLEETMGALDAAVRAGKALYVGISSYSPAKTAEAAAILRDLGTPLLIHQPSYSMLNRWVEDELLGVLEQAGAGCIGFSPLAQGMLTDRYLDGVPQGSRADEQKSLTTEWLTEENLGKIRALNAIAGRRGQSLAQMAIAWAVRDPRMTSVVLGASSVAQLENNLAALGNTSFTEAELAEIDQHATESGINLWARSSAY; via the coding sequence ATGGAATACCGCCGCTGTGGGCGCAGCGGCCTGAAACTGCCCGTGATCTCGCTGGGGTTGTGGCACAACTTCGGCGATGACAAGCCGATCGAGACGCAGCGCGCGGTGCTGCGGCGCGCGTTCGACCTCGGGGTCACGCACTTCGACCTGGCCAACAACTACGGCCCGCCGTACGGCTCCGCCGAGATCAATTTCGGTCGCCTGCTGGCCGAGGACTTCGCGCCGTACCGGGATGAGCTGATCATCTCGACCAAGGCCGGCTATGACATGTGGCCGGGACCCTACGGCGAGTGGGGGTCGCGGAAGTATCTGACGGCCTCGCTGGACCAGTCGCTGCGGCGGATGAACCTGGACTATGTGGACATCTTCTACTCGCACCGGTTCGACCCGGAGACGCCGCTCGAGGAGACGATGGGGGCGCTGGACGCCGCGGTCCGGGCGGGCAAGGCGCTGTATGTCGGCATTTCGTCCTACTCCCCGGCGAAGACCGCGGAGGCCGCCGCGATCCTGCGTGATCTCGGCACGCCGCTGCTGATCCACCAGCCGTCCTACTCGATGCTGAACCGCTGGGTGGAGGACGAGCTGCTCGGCGTGCTGGAGCAGGCCGGCGCCGGATGCATCGGCTTCTCGCCGCTGGCCCAGGGCATGCTCACCGACCGCTACCTGGACGGGGTGCCGCAGGGTTCCCGGGCCGACGAGCAGAAGTCGCTGACCACGGAGTGGTTGACCGAGGAGAACCTCGGCAAGATCCGGGCGCTGAACGCGATCGCCGGGCGGCGCGGGCAGAGCCTGGCCCAGATGGCGATCGCCTGGGCGGTGCGGGACCCGCGGATGACCTCGGTGGTGCTCGGCGCGAGCAGCGTCGCCCAGCTGGAGAACAATCTGGCGGCGCTCGGCAACACCTCGTTCACCGAGGCGGAGCTGGCCGAGATCGATCAGCACGCGACCGAGTCGGGGATCAACCTCTGGGCGCGGTCGAGCGCGTACTGA
- a CDS encoding sugar phosphate isomerase/epimerase family protein — protein MSEPASESAGTAVNSGLRRSRFSFNQITAKLWGLEEMVAGCVAAGVDQVALWREPVAEYGLARSAALVRDAGLTVTTLCRSGFFQLPDWFDDNRRAIDEAAALGTKVLVLVSGGLPDGSRDLAGARRHVADAIGRLAPYAAAAGVTLAIEPLHPMYAADRCVISTWDQAMAIAEQHPAGQVGVTVDTYHLWWDDTVLEKIARAGERIAIYQLADWITPLPAGVLTGRGLPGDGCVDMRAFHDAVDKAGYAGPIEVEVMNAGLWERPGREVLDVTLTAYDSVF, from the coding sequence ATGAGCGAGCCGGCGAGCGAATCGGCTGGCACCGCCGTCAACTCAGGGCTACGCCGGAGCAGGTTCTCGTTCAACCAGATCACCGCCAAGCTCTGGGGCCTGGAGGAGATGGTCGCCGGCTGCGTGGCGGCCGGGGTGGACCAGGTCGCGCTCTGGCGTGAGCCGGTCGCCGAATACGGTCTGGCCCGCTCCGCCGCCCTGGTCCGGGACGCCGGCCTGACCGTCACCACGCTCTGCCGCAGCGGCTTCTTCCAGCTGCCGGACTGGTTCGACGACAACCGCCGGGCGATCGACGAGGCCGCCGCGCTCGGCACGAAGGTGCTGGTCCTGGTCTCCGGCGGGCTGCCGGACGGATCGCGGGACCTCGCCGGCGCCCGGCGGCACGTCGCCGACGCGATCGGACGGCTGGCCCCGTACGCGGCCGCCGCCGGGGTGACCCTGGCGATCGAGCCGCTGCACCCGATGTACGCCGCCGACCGGTGCGTGATCAGCACCTGGGACCAGGCGATGGCGATCGCCGAGCAGCACCCGGCCGGGCAGGTCGGGGTCACCGTCGACACCTACCACCTGTGGTGGGACGACACCGTGCTGGAGAAGATCGCCCGGGCCGGCGAGCGGATCGCGATCTACCAGCTCGCGGACTGGATCACCCCGCTGCCGGCCGGCGTGCTGACCGGGCGCGGGCTGCCCGGGGACGGGTGCGTGGACATGCGGGCGTTCCACGACGCGGTGGACAAGGCCGGGTACGCCGGGCCGATCGAGGTCGAGGTGATGAACGCCGGCCTCTGGGAACGGCCCGGGCGCGAGGTGCTGGACGTGACGCTCACCGCGTACGACAGCGTCTTCTGA
- a CDS encoding ABC transporter ATP-binding protein encodes MRSVSAAETAPTTHPWAVHAEGLRVRAGRHLAVDGLDLSLGTGVHGLLGPNGAGKTTLMRALATVIEPAGGKLSLLGEPVDGRADLRRVRRGLGYLPQAFGFYPRFTVREFVEYMAWLKEMPKPAVPGAVQRAIDRVGLADRAGAKLKTLSGGMLRRVGIAQAIVNDPAILLLDEPTVGLDPEQRLDFRELLRGLGADSCVLVSTHLVEDVVAACSDVVMMNQGRLVFQGTPDTLVAQGAAGDAGDSPAERGYSALLRRHRAEAGR; translated from the coding sequence ATGCGATCGGTGAGCGCGGCGGAGACCGCCCCCACCACCCATCCCTGGGCGGTGCACGCCGAGGGCCTGCGGGTCCGGGCCGGCCGGCACCTGGCCGTCGACGGGCTCGACCTGAGCCTCGGCACCGGAGTGCACGGGCTGCTCGGGCCGAACGGCGCCGGCAAGACCACCCTGATGCGCGCGCTGGCCACCGTGATCGAGCCGGCCGGCGGCAAGCTGAGCCTGCTCGGCGAGCCGGTGGACGGGCGGGCCGACCTGCGCCGGGTCCGCCGCGGACTGGGCTACCTGCCGCAGGCGTTCGGGTTCTACCCGCGCTTCACCGTGCGCGAGTTCGTCGAGTACATGGCCTGGCTCAAGGAGATGCCGAAACCCGCGGTGCCCGGCGCGGTGCAGCGGGCCATCGACCGGGTCGGGCTCGCCGACCGGGCCGGCGCCAAGCTGAAGACCCTCTCCGGCGGCATGCTGCGCCGGGTCGGCATCGCCCAGGCGATCGTCAACGACCCGGCGATCCTGCTGCTCGACGAGCCGACCGTCGGCCTCGACCCGGAGCAGCGCCTCGACTTCCGCGAGCTGCTGCGGGGCCTCGGCGCGGACAGCTGCGTGCTGGTCTCCACCCACCTGGTCGAGGACGTGGTCGCCGCCTGCTCCGACGTGGTGATGATGAACCAGGGCCGGCTGGTCTTCCAGGGCACACCGGACACGCTGGTGGCCCAGGGCGCCGCCGGCGACGCCGGCGACAGCCCCGCCGAGCGCGGCTATTCCGCCCTGCTGCGCCGCCACCGGGCGGAGGCCGGCCGGTGA
- a CDS encoding TfoX/Sxy family protein encodes MAFDEALAERIRDALGDVDGVSDKRMFGGITFMVHGNMAVGVMGDDLIVRLGAAAGEAALAEPGTRVFDFTGRPMKNWVVVDGDRLDDDDLARWLRAGVDFACSLPPK; translated from the coding sequence ATGGCCTTCGACGAGGCACTCGCGGAACGGATCCGGGACGCGCTCGGAGACGTCGACGGGGTGAGCGACAAGCGGATGTTCGGCGGGATCACCTTCATGGTGCACGGCAACATGGCCGTCGGCGTGATGGGTGACGACCTGATCGTGCGGCTCGGCGCGGCCGCCGGGGAGGCGGCGCTGGCCGAGCCGGGCACCCGGGTCTTCGACTTCACCGGCCGCCCGATGAAGAACTGGGTGGTGGTCGACGGCGACCGCCTCGACGACGACGACCTGGCCCGCTGGCTCCGGGCCGGCGTCGACTTCGCCTGCTCGCTGCCACCCAAATAG
- a CDS encoding Ig-like domain-containing protein, which produces MDTTSRRGWALRATTAASLAGGLVLAGALPAAADDPAADTTKPVITSIGLTDGQAVRAVPLFRVTATDDVQVTRVALAVDTPGEPAAYGTCQTSPTAGLWACKAITTFRLGNEFDSTFTVQAFDAAGNGSEPVAVRVHVDNVQPVVTTSPANRSSMRSGPVTMEFTEVPADTTTVRVLDGPNGSALATLTAAPWSFVWNATVEGNPPCVQVTDRAGNVTVTCTEYIVDDTAPVIQQVEAASMWTTSRVDTGTGVVGGSTGLTPVIDDESPITRFEWRVNGELLSSDPTFSWAAGEFPAPTATVELSVWDAAGHTSSKSFAVTIDKTAPVMVVYPAERALIRGTSFLTTVRASDANGVAYTGIEYQYTSSQWVRAGADGIKTVTWWAVDKLGNRGTVSRTVIVDNTAPALSVTKRPKNNARVTKKTTLAAAASDRNGVAKVQLLVNGKVVATDYTAGYRFTLNPKKYGKKFTVQLRAYDKAGNVKYSTKRTYRR; this is translated from the coding sequence ATGGATACGACATCGCGCCGCGGCTGGGCCTTGCGCGCCACGACGGCGGCGTCTCTCGCGGGCGGTCTGGTGCTCGCCGGCGCGCTGCCGGCGGCTGCCGACGACCCGGCCGCGGACACCACCAAGCCGGTCATCACCAGCATCGGCCTGACCGACGGTCAAGCGGTCCGGGCGGTGCCGCTGTTCCGGGTGACAGCGACCGACGACGTCCAGGTCACCCGCGTCGCGCTCGCGGTGGACACGCCCGGCGAGCCCGCTGCCTACGGCACCTGTCAGACCTCGCCCACCGCGGGACTCTGGGCCTGCAAGGCGATCACCACGTTCCGCCTCGGCAACGAGTTCGACAGCACCTTCACCGTGCAGGCGTTCGACGCGGCCGGCAACGGTAGTGAGCCGGTCGCCGTCCGGGTGCACGTGGACAACGTGCAGCCGGTGGTGACCACGTCGCCGGCCAACCGCTCGTCGATGCGCTCCGGACCGGTCACCATGGAGTTCACCGAGGTGCCGGCCGACACCACGACGGTCCGGGTTCTCGATGGGCCGAACGGTTCCGCGCTCGCCACCCTGACCGCGGCGCCCTGGTCCTTCGTCTGGAACGCCACGGTCGAGGGCAACCCGCCGTGTGTCCAGGTGACCGACCGGGCCGGCAATGTCACCGTCACATGCACCGAGTACATCGTGGACGACACCGCGCCGGTCATCCAGCAGGTCGAAGCGGCGAGCATGTGGACGACCAGCCGGGTGGACACCGGCACCGGCGTGGTCGGTGGCAGCACCGGACTGACGCCGGTGATCGACGACGAGTCACCGATCACCCGGTTCGAGTGGCGGGTGAACGGCGAGCTGCTGTCGTCCGATCCGACTTTCAGCTGGGCGGCCGGCGAATTCCCGGCGCCGACCGCAACCGTGGAACTCAGCGTCTGGGATGCGGCGGGCCACACCTCGTCGAAGTCGTTCGCGGTCACCATCGACAAGACCGCTCCGGTCATGGTGGTGTACCCCGCTGAGCGGGCCCTGATCCGCGGGACGTCGTTCCTCACCACGGTCCGCGCGAGCGACGCGAACGGAGTCGCCTACACCGGCATCGAGTACCAGTACACCAGCTCGCAATGGGTCCGCGCCGGCGCGGACGGCATCAAGACGGTGACCTGGTGGGCCGTCGACAAGCTGGGCAATCGCGGGACGGTGAGCCGGACCGTCATCGTCGACAACACCGCGCCCGCCCTGTCGGTCACCAAGCGGCCGAAGAACAACGCGAGGGTCACCAAGAAGACCACGCTCGCCGCCGCGGCGAGCGACCGCAACGGCGTCGCGAAGGTCCAGCTGCTGGTCAACGGCAAGGTGGTGGCCACCGACTACACCGCAGGCTACCGCTTCACGCTGAACCCGAAGAAGTACGGCAAGAAGTTCACCGTGCAGCTGCGCGCCTACGACAAGGCGGGCAACGTCAAGTACTCGACCAAGCGCACCTACCGCCGCTGA
- a CDS encoding gamma-glutamylcyclotransferase family protein encodes MPLLFSYGTLQDPAVQRANFGRELEGRADSLPGYAERLLEITDPEVVATSGKTHHPIVVETGEDGDRVPGTVFEVTEDELITADKYEVDDYHRVLVSLGSGVRAWVYVSAAAY; translated from the coding sequence ATGCCTCTGCTCTTCTCGTACGGCACCCTGCAGGATCCCGCTGTCCAACGAGCCAACTTCGGAAGGGAGCTGGAGGGCCGGGCGGACAGCCTGCCCGGGTACGCGGAACGACTCCTGGAGATCACCGACCCGGAGGTGGTGGCGACCAGCGGCAAGACGCACCACCCGATCGTCGTGGAGACCGGCGAGGACGGCGACCGGGTGCCCGGCACGGTGTTCGAGGTGACCGAGGACGAGCTGATCACCGCGGACAAGTACGAAGTGGACGACTACCACCGGGTCCTGGTCTCGCTCGGCTCCGGGGTCCGGGCCTGGGTGTACGTGAGCGCCGCCGCCTACTGA
- a CDS encoding Ig-like domain-containing protein, producing the protein MRRRTAALSTITALATGLTLTAPAQAAEPAATDVDGPAISMSFPQADGYVSVHRPFSIHATDPDDIDRIELSLNGQPAGTVPLTGWDRNQVVLDPATPNGPLAVTVQAYDRLGNVSELTRTVVVDNDQPVFTGTPGGYFLRGTVTVSVTGLRDATGPAYLSAYFGNHLAVAGTPESPWTVQLNTTEVQDGGKILTWEVTDKAGNLTQLQRQVCVDNTAPAKVTWLKAPKNKAKLRGKVTIKADAADPFGISRVQLLVNGKVAATDAQRRYSFTLNPKKYGKKFTVQLRAYDQAGNVKYSTKRTYRR; encoded by the coding sequence ATGCGCCGTCGCACCGCCGCCCTGTCCACCATCACCGCCCTGGCCACCGGGCTGACCCTGACCGCACCGGCCCAGGCCGCCGAGCCCGCCGCCACCGATGTGGACGGTCCGGCGATCAGCATGTCGTTCCCGCAGGCCGACGGCTACGTCAGCGTCCACCGGCCGTTCTCGATCCACGCGACCGACCCGGACGACATCGACCGGATCGAGCTGTCCCTGAACGGCCAGCCGGCCGGCACGGTGCCGCTCACCGGCTGGGACCGCAACCAGGTCGTTCTCGACCCGGCCACCCCGAACGGGCCGCTGGCCGTGACCGTCCAGGCCTACGACCGGCTCGGCAACGTCAGCGAGCTGACCCGCACCGTGGTGGTCGACAACGACCAGCCGGTCTTCACCGGCACCCCGGGCGGATACTTCCTCCGCGGCACCGTCACCGTGAGCGTCACCGGCCTCCGCGACGCGACCGGCCCGGCCTACCTCAGCGCCTACTTCGGCAATCACCTGGCGGTCGCCGGCACCCCGGAGAGCCCCTGGACGGTCCAGCTCAACACCACCGAGGTCCAGGACGGCGGCAAGATCCTGACCTGGGAGGTGACCGACAAGGCCGGCAACCTCACCCAGCTGCAGCGGCAGGTCTGCGTGGACAACACCGCGCCGGCCAAGGTGACCTGGCTCAAGGCCCCGAAGAACAAGGCGAAGCTGCGCGGCAAGGTGACCATCAAGGCGGACGCCGCCGACCCGTTCGGCATCTCGCGGGTGCAGTTGCTGGTCAACGGCAAGGTCGCGGCCACCGACGCGCAGCGGCGCTACTCCTTCACGCTGAACCCGAAGAAGTACGGCAAGAAGTTCACCGTGCAGCTGCGCGCCTACGACCAGGCGGGGAACGTCAAGTACTCGACCAAGCGGACCTACCGCCGCTGA
- a CDS encoding MerR family transcriptional regulator gives MRLSELSTASGVPIATIKFYLREGLLEPGTPVTARQSSYDDGHLRRLRLVRAMQQIGGMSIDQVRNVLFAAGESTLSRHERLGVAQYMLPPLVEAPTDDPLWDEVHGEVLALMTGLGWLINDFSPSLNALTRSIVALRRLGYRDGIEHVRRYAAAVHPLAEGEYRFIDGHRDLDEAIEATVAYTVLYEPILLAIRRLAHEDVSARLHHRRPISPLDGVDLPPA, from the coding sequence GTGCGCCTGTCCGAGCTCAGCACCGCGAGCGGTGTGCCCATCGCGACCATCAAGTTCTACCTGCGTGAGGGCCTGCTGGAGCCGGGGACGCCGGTCACCGCGCGGCAGTCGTCCTACGACGACGGGCACCTGCGGCGGCTCCGGCTGGTCCGGGCCATGCAGCAGATCGGCGGGATGAGCATCGACCAGGTGCGCAACGTGCTCTTCGCCGCCGGGGAGAGCACCCTGAGCCGGCACGAACGGCTCGGCGTCGCGCAGTACATGCTGCCGCCGCTCGTCGAAGCGCCCACCGACGACCCGCTCTGGGACGAGGTGCACGGCGAAGTGCTCGCGCTGATGACCGGACTCGGCTGGCTGATCAACGACTTCAGCCCCTCACTGAACGCGCTGACCAGGTCGATCGTGGCGCTGCGCCGGCTCGGCTACCGGGACGGGATCGAGCACGTGCGGCGGTACGCGGCGGCCGTGCACCCGCTGGCCGAGGGCGAATACCGGTTCATCGACGGGCACCGGGATCTGGACGAGGCGATCGAGGCGACGGTGGCCTACACGGTCCTCTACGAGCCGATCCTGCTCGCGATCCGGCGGTTGGCGCACGAGGACGTCTCGGCGCGGCTGCACCACCGGCGGCCGATCAGCCCGCTCGACGGCGTCGACCTGCCTCCCGCCTAG
- a CDS encoding dihydrodipicolinate synthase family protein, with protein MATVRLPSGPLTLADRRVWDKPATPFQTRLAYAAAHVVADPRAENSPGAPAALDWAATLAFRQHLWSHGLGVAEAMDTAQRGMGLDYAATRELIRRSAAAAEGPIVAGVATDQLAPGPVTLDRIQRAYQEQLADVLTAGAAPVLMCSRHLAAAARDAEDYLTIYRSLLDISDKPVVLHWLGTAFDPALEGYWGSSDVDKATETVLELIAANPAKVDGIKISLLDADHEVRLRRRLPAGVRLYTGDDFNYPELIRGDERGHSDALLGIFAAIAPAAAAAFAALDRGDLDEYDRIFAPTVPLSRHIFQKPTFYYKTGIVFLAWLAGHQSHFTMVGGLQSGRSVPHFARLVELADAAGLLPDPDLAAHRANRFFEVMAG; from the coding sequence ATGGCCACGGTCCGCCTGCCGTCCGGGCCGCTGACCCTCGCCGACCGGCGGGTCTGGGACAAACCCGCCACCCCATTCCAGACCCGATTGGCGTACGCCGCCGCGCACGTGGTCGCGGACCCGCGTGCGGAGAACTCGCCCGGCGCACCAGCCGCCCTGGACTGGGCGGCGACCCTCGCCTTCCGGCAGCACCTCTGGTCACACGGCCTCGGGGTGGCCGAGGCGATGGACACCGCCCAGCGCGGGATGGGTCTGGACTACGCCGCGACCCGGGAGCTGATCCGGCGCAGCGCGGCGGCGGCCGAGGGGCCGATCGTGGCCGGCGTCGCCACCGACCAGCTCGCACCCGGCCCGGTGACCCTGGACCGGATCCAGCGGGCCTATCAGGAGCAGCTCGCCGACGTGCTGACCGCCGGGGCCGCGCCGGTGCTGATGTGCAGCCGCCACCTCGCCGCCGCCGCCCGGGACGCCGAGGACTATCTGACGATTTATCGTTCGTTGCTTGATATCTCGGACAAGCCGGTGGTGCTGCACTGGCTCGGCACCGCCTTCGACCCGGCCCTGGAGGGCTACTGGGGTTCGTCCGACGTGGACAAGGCCACCGAGACCGTCCTCGAGCTGATCGCCGCGAACCCGGCCAAGGTGGACGGGATCAAGATCTCGCTGCTCGACGCCGACCACGAGGTCCGGCTGCGCCGCCGGCTCCCGGCCGGGGTCCGGCTCTACACCGGCGACGACTTCAACTATCCGGAGCTGATCCGCGGCGACGAGCGGGGACACTCGGACGCGCTGCTCGGCATCTTCGCCGCGATCGCCCCGGCCGCGGCGGCCGCCTTCGCCGCCCTGGACCGCGGCGACCTGGACGAGTACGACCGGATCTTCGCGCCGACCGTGCCGCTGTCCCGGCACATCTTCCAGAAGCCGACCTTCTACTACAAGACCGGCATCGTTTTCCTCGCCTGGCTGGCCGGCCACCAGTCGCACTTCACCATGGTCGGCGGGCTCCAGTCCGGCCGGTCGGTGCCGCACTTCGCCCGGCTGGTCGAGCTGGCCGACGCGGCCGGCCTGCTGCCCGACCCGGATCTGGCGGCCCACCGCGCGAACCGCTTCTTCGAGGTGATGGCGGGATGA
- a CDS encoding Gfo/Idh/MocA family protein — translation MAARRSIGIVINGVTGRMGYRQHLVRSLLAIREQGGVALPGGGHIWPEPILVGRDPDKLAAIAARHGLTEWTTDLDAALARPDVEIYFDAQVTQQREKAIRQAIAAGKHVYTEKPLAESSPAAEELAELAAEAGIRSGVVQDKLFLPGLRKLKRLIDGGFFGRILSVRGEFGYWVFEGDWQAAQRPSWNYRLADGGGIVMDMFPHWNYVLEELFGAVRGVQTTIATHVEKRVDERGEEYTADADDAAYAIFELEGGIVAQINSSWAVRVNRDELVEFQVDGTHGSAVAGLRGCKIQHRATTPKPVWNPDLPVTFSFRDQWSEVPDNEEFDNGFKVQWEAFLRHVVAGEAFPWDFASGARGVRLAEAGLQSAREGRRIELGTA, via the coding sequence ATGGCAGCGCGCAGATCGATCGGCATTGTGATCAACGGAGTGACCGGCCGGATGGGTTACCGGCAGCACCTGGTCCGCTCGCTGCTCGCCATCCGGGAGCAGGGCGGCGTCGCCCTGCCCGGCGGCGGGCACATCTGGCCGGAGCCGATCCTGGTCGGCCGCGATCCGGACAAGCTCGCCGCGATCGCCGCGCGGCACGGCCTCACCGAGTGGACCACCGACCTGGACGCCGCGCTCGCCCGTCCGGACGTGGAGATCTACTTCGACGCGCAGGTCACCCAGCAGCGGGAGAAGGCGATCCGGCAGGCGATCGCGGCCGGCAAGCACGTCTACACCGAGAAGCCGCTCGCCGAGAGCTCGCCGGCCGCCGAGGAGCTGGCCGAGCTGGCCGCCGAGGCCGGCATCCGCAGCGGCGTGGTCCAGGACAAGCTCTTCCTGCCCGGCCTGCGCAAGCTGAAGCGGCTGATCGACGGCGGCTTCTTCGGCCGGATCCTGTCGGTGCGCGGCGAGTTCGGCTACTGGGTCTTCGAGGGGGACTGGCAGGCCGCCCAGCGCCCCAGCTGGAACTACCGGCTGGCCGACGGCGGCGGCATCGTGATGGACATGTTCCCGCACTGGAACTACGTGCTCGAGGAGCTGTTCGGCGCGGTCCGCGGGGTGCAGACGACGATCGCCACGCACGTCGAGAAGCGGGTCGACGAGCGCGGCGAGGAGTACACCGCGGACGCCGACGACGCCGCCTACGCGATCTTCGAGCTGGAGGGCGGCATCGTCGCCCAGATCAACTCCTCCTGGGCGGTCCGGGTCAACCGCGACGAGCTGGTCGAGTTCCAGGTCGACGGCACGCACGGCAGCGCGGTCGCCGGCCTGCGCGGTTGCAAGATCCAGCACCGGGCGACCACGCCCAAACCGGTGTGGAACCCGGACCTGCCGGTCACCTTCTCCTTCCGCGACCAGTGGTCCGAGGTGCCGGACAACGAGGAGTTCGACAACGGCTTCAAGGTCCAGTGGGAGGCGTTCCTCCGGCACGTCGTGGCCGGCGAGGCGTTCCCCTGGGACTTCGCCTCCGGCGCCCGCGGCGTCCGGCTCGCCGAGGCCGGCCTGCAGTCCGCCCGCGAGGGCCGCCGCATCGAGCTCGGGACCGCCTGA
- a CDS encoding PadR family transcriptional regulator codes for MTMQEPTFFILTALVRTPLHGYGIMQAVEQLSGGRVRLKAGTLYAALDRLSSDGLIVVDREEAVGGRLRRYYVLSDDGRAALEEAVARLQSNAKVAATRLREAFGFIGGVQHA; via the coding sequence ATGACGATGCAGGAGCCGACCTTCTTCATCCTGACCGCGCTGGTGCGTACGCCCCTGCACGGTTACGGGATCATGCAGGCGGTCGAGCAACTCTCCGGCGGCCGGGTGCGGCTCAAGGCCGGGACCCTCTACGCCGCGCTCGACCGGCTCAGCTCGGACGGCCTGATCGTCGTGGATCGGGAGGAGGCGGTGGGCGGCCGGCTGCGCCGCTACTACGTCCTCTCCGACGACGGGCGCGCGGCGCTCGAGGAGGCGGTGGCGAGGCTCCAGTCGAACGCGAAGGTGGCCGCCACCCGGCTGCGCGAGGCGTTCGGCTTCATCGGGGGAGTTCAGCATGCCTGA
- a CDS encoding RNA polymerase sigma factor yields MRRSLDAADEAELVRRTATGDRRAFDELYRRTSPWLAVRLRRRCADDDVVADVMQETYLAVWRAAGDFAGSATDGSAVGWLWTIAANRLVDAFRRRARQEKVPVAHAATTVPAAEDEVMAGRVGHELEQALLTLPADVRQVLRAMVLDGLSVRETSLLLGVPEGTVKTRARRARLALREALS; encoded by the coding sequence GTGAGACGAAGCCTGGACGCGGCCGACGAGGCGGAGCTGGTGCGCCGCACCGCCACCGGTGACCGGCGCGCGTTCGACGAGCTCTACCGGCGCACCTCGCCGTGGCTCGCCGTGCGGCTGCGCCGCCGGTGCGCCGACGACGACGTGGTCGCCGACGTGATGCAGGAGACCTATCTGGCCGTCTGGCGGGCCGCCGGTGACTTCGCCGGCTCGGCCACCGACGGCAGCGCGGTCGGCTGGCTCTGGACGATCGCGGCCAACCGGCTGGTCGACGCGTTCCGCCGGCGTGCCCGCCAGGAGAAGGTGCCGGTCGCCCACGCCGCCACCACCGTCCCGGCCGCCGAGGACGAGGTGATGGCCGGCCGGGTCGGCCATGAGCTGGAGCAGGCGCTGCTCACCCTCCCGGCGGACGTCCGCCAGGTGCTGCGCGCCATGGTCCTCGACGGTCTCTCGGTCCGGGAGACGTCGCTGCTGCTCGGGGTGCCGGAGGGCACCGTGAAAACCCGGGCCCGCCGGGCCCGGCTCGCGCTGCGGGAGGCGCTGTCATGA